The genome window GCTGTTAAGTCCTTGGGTCTCAAGTTCAACCCCTTGTACAGGTCAGGATACATAATCTCTGTGTCACTACCTTGCTCCACCATCACTCTCTTCATGTCATACCCCCCCAATCCTAAGCAtgaccaccaaagcatcatcatggggctaTATGGTTCTGATCTTATCTTTGTCCGAAAAACTTAGTGCTAATTGGATACCCACTCTAGCCCTCTTTGGCTTCGGATTAGTGTCCTCGGTGGATAGCCAAGCCACAGACATCACCTTAGAGGGACAAGAACTGGTCCTCCCTAGAGCAGCAAAaatgacatttatcgtgccTAAAGGAGGTCTTGAAGAAACATCTCTTCGGGGTTCTGAATTTGCTTGGCTCTACTGACCATTGGAATGATGCAAAAACTGCTTCAATTTTCCTTCTCAGACCAGCTGGTCCAGATGATCCCACAAATTTCTACAATCCTCAATAGTGTGCCCCTGGTCTTGGTGGTACTAGCAATAAAGGCTCTGATTGCGCCTCAAGGGGTTTCCtaccatcttgtttggccatttgaagaacgACTCATTCTTAATTTTCTCCAAGACCTGATGCATCGGTTCTAGGAATACTGCATTAACCACCCGAGTACTGGCAGGCCCCGACTGCCCAGTAAAGTCCTTTCGAGGTCGGTTGTTATTGTATCAGTccaacctgaaatccctcctcttctgagggataaccttagctTTACCTTTCCCCTGCTACTAGTCTTCCTCAACCCTCTTATACTTGTCAATCCGATCCATGAGTTAgcgcacactggtgacaggtttTCCCGTCAAAGACTTCCTTAAATTGTGCTTAGCTAGGAGGCCAACCTTGAAAGTATTGATGGCCACTTCATCAAAGTCACCATCTATCTCATTaaacatctcccaatatctgtTCGAGTATGTCTTCAGGGTCTCCCCCTCTCACATGGATAAGGATAGTAAGGAACCCAAgggccgaggaaccctactaTAAGTAATAAAACGATAGCCAAATgcttggatgagcttcttgAAGGAATTTATGGAACCTGCCCCCAGGctatcaaaccatctcatcaccaTAGGTCCTAGGCTGGATAGGAACATCTTACACATCAAGGCCTCGTTCTTAAAATGGATGGCCATTCTTTGGTTGAAATGGCTCACACGCTCCACAGGATCCGTTCGACCATTGTAGATGGTGAACGTTGGCTGGCTGAATCACCGAGGAAGTCTTACCCCTTTAATCTTGTGTGTGAAGGGTGACTTGGAAATCTAGTCCAACGCCTTGCTCATAGTGTCATTTACCAGGCCTTTGCGAGGCGAGCTCTTATTCCTACGCTTATGATGGTGCTCGTCATCATGGGAGAAAGACTCGCTAGGTGGGGTTCTTGACCTTCGTTTATAACTAGCATCCTCTCCATCATCAGAGGAAACGTTAGAGTTGAAGGGGGTTCGCTTTTGCCGTGCAATGCGCAACTTCTTCTTTAAATGGTCAATTTCTAGTTGCATGGCTTTGTTGTTCTGCTCCTGAGAGACGTGACTTCCAACTTGAGAGTGGCTTCTACTAGTATGTGTAGTGTGCACGCTACCCTCTCGATCTCTCCTACGTTCAAGATTGAGGAAATTATCTTGTCGTTGGGACCCTGTGGATTCTTGTTGATAAGGACCTGATCCTACCATAGTTAACCGTTGCACTCACTATCACACAAGTCCTTCTCACAAATAGCGCTAATTGTAGGGTCATGTTTTGGACATTAGACCCAAAGTATGATTGGATCCAAGCCcaataagcccaatacaatgaatttgtagagagtggattggAGAACTAGACTCTAATGAATAGTATAACAGTTAGAATGGATTTTAATTAACAATTAAACAGGAATGGATTGGAGTTGTCTAAGTAAATTTATCCTCGGCACAATCAAAGGAGGTCTGttctaatatatatagattaagaATGGTTATAGATATGGTTCAAGCTACTACAGTGCTTTCTCTTATAAATTTCCGATCATTTCtccatggagggtctcttacattatatagtttcCTTTTGATCATCttgaccctacacttgttgatcatttaaACCACTAATTGAGTGCTTATTCCATCGGATACCCCTTCAAGCCTTCTATGAGTTGAGGTAACTAAGGCAAAACTGTTTCAAGGGTCTTCTCCATATTAATGCAGCCtgaaagttagctgcagagcatttaatgcggtggtagcagtttttCCTTAAATATTTCTAAGTTCCTATCCCTTTTGTACGTTTATGATGAACGTCCCTATCACCGAAACTCCTTAGAAGTTCATCTTGAACATTATGATGTATATTTGACCTGTACTTGGCTTATCCGAAAAGATATTCCTTATTGGCCTACCTTCCCATTTGTAACCTACTCATGGGACTTTGAACTTAAATCATCCACTACTATTTATTCGTTCTCGGATCACCCCATGTTCTTGaacaaggcccaaggcctaatatataatttttgggCCCTTATacctacaattattattattattgttattattattattattataacttcAAACTTGTAATTCTCTCAGATTAACCACCCCACATCCTTGGTGCGATAgtcattccacaagtataagtgtttgaaGGGTGTGGGGGGgaagggccggggttcaagtctccaggagggagcttcacacacatatacacttagattagggtaaagtagaattctatcttgtataaaaaaaaaaaaaaaaaaaaaaaaaaaaaaaaaaaaaaaaaaaaaaatctcttagaTAAATGATCAGGGTCAAAATTTATAGCTCAATGAGTTTGTGCCATCTTAGCCTAATGGGTCTTATTTTGAATTCGTCTTGTCTTCTTTGAACCATCTCTATCATTCTCTACGTATTGCTATATCTTAAATGTTAAGTgctaaaatgaaaagaatgcGGATATAGACTTCACAATCTGGTGAGCTCCTTTCGGTCAAGTGGGTTTAGACTGTAATTATGTGAATGGAATGCTAATATCAAAACTCAGTTGATCATACCTAGAACTCTAGAAGTCCTTGAAGATGCTAAGTACtactatttggattttttttttttttttggggggggggggggtgtaaaAGGTCTACTAGTTAAGATTTCAATTTCCTTGAGGTTtgaatattcatttattttatttttatctttaatcttCTGATAAAGAAAacgaaaagggaaaaaaaaactatttttaatgtGGAAAAAAAGTTTAAAGGATCTTGATTTTTTCAACAAACTTATAACTCTCTCACCTCTGCAGAATCAACCTACTCCGTAGGTGATTTGCAATCAATTGAGGACTTTGGGATAAAATTCATGGAAGAAAAGCCCACaaacattcaaaaaaatttacaatataaCCATTAAGGGTGCGTTTgactctaaattaaaaaaacaagcttattttactattcagtttatttttgctactattcatagatcttattgtattttttaatactattttatggattttactatactatttcagctaatttttacttttacctatagtattttcaacaaaaaattgtcaatttcaacaaaataaacagatcACACCCTAAATTTGAACAACTCAAAAACATAGTCGGCAATTTGgactatttaaataatcaaatcTTGTCTATCATTCTGGTCAACTGTCCCGTTAAAGTAGTCACATAGATAGCAAAAGGTCGTTGTAActgaaataagaagaagaagaagaagcaaaaaagccaaaacccaaaaaaccaataaaagcaTGTACTAAAAATAACCCATAGGTTTTGAGAATCGGAGAGGCCagctttcaaaaaaattcctttctttttcatgGCCAAAATAGAGGAGAAACTCAGTTGAGGCTTTGAGGCCATCCAtcatcacataaaaaaaaaaataataataaaaattttgaaatgacaCAACATGGCCAACAATTAGCTCAACTCAGCCTTAGGAGGAGGATTCATCGTCGCCTTTTAATCCTCCGGCGATGGTTTCGACGTGTGTTGAATCAAATTCTCAGATGTCCCCCCCTAAAGAAACCAATCCGGTACCGCATGCTAGCACGTGGCACGGTGACATCTTCATCTATAGGCACCCCAGAGGGTGGCTTTGCTTCTGTGGAGAATGAGAATGTGACACCCGTGTATCATCATCATAGCCATGACAAGGACTCGGATTTGGTTGCCTTGAAGATAAGTCTTTTGGGTGATTACCAAATTGGAAAGACTAGTTTCctggtttgtatttttttttttttttttatagatttatCATTGGTATGATGAATTCTTTTTGAATCTATTGCATACTTACttgtttcattcttctttttaaataaaggaTAATGTTTATCAACTTATAATTAAATGGGATATTAGAAATATATGGTTATGATTTGTTATTTATAccattgaaatttcaaattttgaaaaaaaaaataataattaaaaaaaaaaaaagcatgattttggttttgttcttgattGAAGGTGAAGTATGTAGGGGAAGAACAGGAAGCCCTGCAAAATAAAGGACTAAATATGATGGATAAAACATTATTGGTTGGAGGTGCACGTATTTCTTATTGTATTTGGGAAGTAGAAGGTAtgcaaattttcttgtatttttcttttctttcttaacgTGAATCCGTGTTTATATGTTTCTTCAGACTTTATTTGGTTGCCCAGAGAACATGGACCACAAAATACATTTCTGGATTTGaggaaattataaaataaaataaaaatctaaaattggcCTGTCATGTATTCAATGATCAAATAAAATGTCATATAAATGGTATTCTGAccatttgtttgatttttcttcaTTATATGCTTGTAGGTGATAAAATGTCTCGAGATCACATTCCTGCTGCTTGCAAGGACTCTGTTGCAATGTTGTTCATGTTTGATCTAACAAGTCGGTGTACGTTAAATAagtgagtttttaattttcaagggttttttatttatttatttgaaagcaTTGATAATGAAAATAAGAGACAATTAGGCTTAGTGGATCTAGTTTCTTTAACTTGATTTTACTGAAGAAAGGAAATCTAAGAGGTTTcccatgtatatatatatatatatttttttttttttttggtaaacgaaaataaattttttttttggttttctatgTATAATTGCAGTATCATAAAGTGGCATCAAGAAGCAAGAAAATGGAATCAGGTATGCATATGACCTGAGCATATCCTAATTTTTCCCAATTTCTTTTGGTATGTTGGATCCAAAATAAGGCCATGAACAAACCTGATCCACGTTTGCTTATATGCTCATATATGTATTCTTTCTTGTGTGCTTGATTTTAGACTGCAATTCCTGTTTTAATTGGAACAAAGTTTGATGAATTCATCCAACTCCCCATAGATTTGCAATGGACGATCGCAAGTCAGGTAAAGTTTCCAATCTTTAAATAAAAGTTTGCCTATTTTGGGTTTAtggaattatttatttatttattaacccTGAAATTCATTAACCTTATTAGTTTATAAATTCATATGTTCAAGTTATAAGATAAATCCCACATTTCAGGGTTCATGATATTGTTTTGTAACTGATTAATCTTTGGGTCTTGACTGACCATTAAATTTAGAGAAACTAAGGACGATGACATTGTTTTGTAAattcattttataatacaatGATGATCTCTTAATAATCATTCATGTTTATTAGTTAAGAAATCATATCGGTTTATTCCACCTAATATTCTGTGAGTTATTGAGATGTCATTTGTCAAGATTATGAATTATTGTAGGGCCTTGTAGAAGTAGATTAGATTTATCAGTCCTTAAAATAGACATGATTGAGGACAGATGGTCTTTCAGGAATAAACGTGGATAAGGATGTTGAAAACATCTTCATTATCAAGAGTCAAGAATTGACAAGGATTTTGCATCCTCCTTGACTCCAAACTAAGAGTTACTGTGAAAATTGATTTTCGTAAGGATAGTTTTAACAAACCAACAACTCTCTTAAAGGAAACTGTGGGCTTCAAGTGTTTCATCAACAAACCTAGACTCACAATCCGCTGATCCATCCATTTCAAGGAGATAACCACCCCACCCATTTCAGCAACAATAATAGGGGGCTGCCTAACAACCTCTTTTAACAGCCAATTACTCATTTTAGAGTTACCATAATCTAATGGAGTAATAGTTGTGATTTGTTTTTCTATGTTATTTATGACAGGCAAGAAAATTAGCAAAGGCCCTCAATGCAacccttttcttttcaagtGCAACCTACAACATCAACGTGAATAAGATCTTCAAGTTCATCACTGCAAAGCTCTTTGACCTACCATGGACTGTGGAGAGGAATTTGACTGTGGGAGAGCCCATTATTGATTTTTAGCCTACTATTTTGTGGCAAAGTGTGTAGCCATAGAAGAACTAACCGTGGAGAGGAATCTGATTGTGAGAGAGCCCATTATTGATTTTTAGCAGACTATTTTGTGGCAAAGTGTGCGGCCGTAGAAGAACTGAAGATGTAGATATAGAAAAATTGCCTAAAATGCAAGAAAGCAATTAAAGTCAACCAGTCGCTGGACTCGTCATTGTGTTGCTACATTTGAAATGTCATGGAGAATGGCAGAGGCGGGAGGAGAGCCCACATCTCCATTTATGAATAGCATTTGTGTTCTCCAAGTTCAGCAAttgtaaaaccaaaaaaaaaaaaaaaaaccaaaataaatgcaaaactcGCCCTTTATTTTcaccaaaattcattttagttaTATAATTTTGCTTTCGTTCACTTCAGTCCTTtaagtttcaagtttattcatGTAAGGCCTCTctatcaacttttgttatattatAGTTAATTgtccaatttttataatttttttcttcaaatttttttaattaaaaattttcaattaatgattgaaaaatattttcctttatttaaagaatattttccattattttaaaaaaaaattgacagagagactttaattgaataaatttgaaacttagaggactgaaataaacGAAAACAAAGTTATAGGACTAAAATGAGTTTTGTACAAACTTAGAATGtgagttttgtattttagcaccaataaatatatatatatatatatatatctgcaAATATATTGTATTGCTCTTTCATGTGAcagtttatttataataataaagcaCTTCATTAGCTTGCACCTTGTCATTGTCTGATAAGAGGCTGAAATTAATAGGGCTACGAGAAAAAATAACAGGTCATAGAGCTTAGGCAAATAGGGACTAGAACTGTTGTTTAGGGGAGAGCTAGTGACAACAGAAAACTACCACCTCCCGCTTCCAACGCAAATGCGGCGAGACTTGACTTCTTCCCTATTAAATTTATGGCTTACAAGGTCCATTGGCAAACCCCTAATATGTAATTATCCCCGATATTCTTGCTAGCAAAGTTAACAACCAAGGAGAAAACACATATTTCAATCAACACAGGAAACAGCTGTCTTACAATCATTTGTCttttgagaaaaaacaaaatacaaaaggaACAAACATGGCAAGATATTCAAACATGCGCTAATATTCGTTAGTCTCACAAGAATCTACGGATATTCCCATAATTTGGTTAGTTACACACGCACCTAACAGTTCTCGAAtccacaacctcacccttcaCCTAAAaggaggtgccaattgagctagaACTCATTGGTGCAAATCAATAATCTTCTTTCGGCATCGTGACATTATTTAAAGATGAATGAGTCAGTGGCTAGAACTATACCACTTACTGTCAAATTTTCTTCCAGAACTATTTCCAGAATGCATAATCTTCCTGTAGCAGGTGATCCATTTATGCAGAAGAAAACCAGGTTGCAATCATAAGATAAATAAGACATAAAATCACTAATAGGTGGTGCAAATCATAATCACATTGGAATTTGGGGATTCATTTAACATCCTTATTATCAAACCATAGAAAGCCAAAAACTTAGTGGCGCTTGAAATTAATGTAAGCCTTATATTTGATAGACAACAAAACTGGAAGTATAGAAATCATAGTGATTCAACCTAAAACTAAAATCGTCTTGATGGCTTTCTAAGAAGTGGTTTACTCAAGTttcacctctctttttgggggATCCAACTGCAAATAGGTATATGGTTCTGTCGGTTCCTCCCTGCACAACCACAGTTATTTCAGATAATGGGGGCAATAACATAAATTTCAAGATGTAACTGAATGCACCCTTACAAACAAAACATAAAGTATCAGATATGGacaaaaatagaagagcttTCAAATCAGTGTGCCACCACAAAAAAGGCCTCATCTTATGGAGGGTTGAAAATACAAGATTGTGGGCATTTCGTGGTAAGTAGAGTAACTTTAAAGAGCCATCTTTCATCAATTACACTGATGGTATCTACAAGCTACATCATAGCAATTAATGGTTCATgttgaaataaatttataaaatatattcatACATAATGGAGtatacacataaaaataaaaaattagaactgcaaacttaaaatgattaaatgaacCATACCCAGGTTTAGAACGCATGCATCGCCAGAAGAGCTTGAAAGGTCCTGGAACTGTACTAAACGGGTTTCCCTCAAAACAAGCCTACACAACAGACCAATGTATTTGAACCCAAGAGGAGTAAAGGCAAAACTTACTTTTCCTCAACTATGAAGGAAAACAAAACtggaagaaagaaacaaatcaaAAAGTATTTTCAACATGACTCTGCGTTTAGCTGGACATAGAAAGGGGCAAGGATCATTCTAATTAACTAAACTTTAAGAAACAAACTAAATAAGATTGACTCTTCTCCTCAACATAAATCTTAACCCATGAAAATCAACATGCACTTAAAAACATGCAATCTCCGCATGTCCTATCCGAATTTCAATTACAACTGAAACTAAGTGGATCtaatcaacccaaaaattataaattttcaaaggaATCACATTATACTACCAATTTCAATGAAAAGTAATATAATAAAACCATGAATTCAGCGCAAATTCCCTAATCAATGAGCTTGTCTGTTTCCCATCCCTCTCACAACTCATCCTCTTAAGcactctttaaaaaataataaaaataaaataaaatgaacgaGCAGCTcttattaaacaaaattaagacTACAACCAGTCGACAAGCAGCAGAACAACAAAACGGATTACAAACAAGCCTTAACTGAAAATGAAATCATGAAGCCTCTGCACAGTGCCTAACACCCTATACTTGCAGCAGCCACCAATCCTAAGTCTAACATCATTCCTGATAGCTCTTATTATATATTCTTCATAAAGACAGTTGCAGCAAACAACACTTTCTCGAAAACCCTCTTGCCCCTTACCgactctattattattttttgatgatttaggTTGTTGAGGTAAACAGTGCTCATCTTTGCTTCTAAACTAAAAAGAATGGCATTTCATATATAGTTTGGCGAGCTAGGATCCAAAAGCAAgtcccaaaatcaaaatattgatAGAAAAGCAACGAGTTTtcaactaaaaacaaaagaaacaaaaataacctCCCATCCCATTTCTTCTCTAACAACCCACAAAAGTCAAGCACAAACATGAACCTCACTTAAAACCCATCAAAACCCACAAAGCCAAAAACCCTCCAAACACCCAGAATTCCACTCTCACACCATTTACCATGAAATGTACAATCCAATCGACCAAgacaacaaaacccaacaaaagaaagagcTTGGAAACTTCTAATAGCTATCAAAACGACATAGAGATAAAGTATAGCTCTTATAGATTAGATTTGTGAAGCGAAGAATAGAGAAAAGtgatgagaaagaagagagtACTTGGATGACATCCTCGGCTCGGTCATTGCATCGATGGGCCTTTGGTTGACGATTATCCCCTTCTGGCAATCCCCATGGGCTCTCTCTCCTCGGCACTGGTCTCGTCTCGCTCatttttctccttctccttcgCTCTGAATTGATAATTGCTCCTCTTTCTCCCAATGACAGATAGAAGAAGATACACTTGGTCTTTGAGCCTTCTCCAAAACGACAACGTTTTCCGGTTTTTGGGTTGCCGTTTACTATGATTTAATTAACATAGTATAACTAGAAAAGGAGTAAAGGACgcaggtctttttttttttctttttttttttgccgttTACTGCGTTTTATGATTAGAGATTGAGATTTCACCTGACGAggtattttcttctttgaaaaaaaaaaaaaaaacacaaaacaaaacaaagagcCGATGAGGTATTTTAAACTAATAGAAGCAACCCAATTAATACAgaaatttaatgtttttgttaGCAGTAGTTCATAAGTACTTAATAATTACTTGACAATACAAGTTTCTTTAGAACATTTTACTTGTTTGGTACAATTTATAattcatctttaaaaaaaaaaaaaaatacaaaaggactatttaaaaaaatggcaaaacttaggtatagtacctTAAGTATTGTTCCTTAAattcccctcttaagattcaaCCATGTagctatttaattaaaaaatacacttccatctcaTGAGAAAATATCCACATAGCAGAACCTTAAAAAGAGAACTTaataaacagaacctaagtactgtacctaaatcttactcttaaaaaaaatacccaaaacaaaagaaaagaaaaaaacagacttaggttatgtttgataacagtttttattttctattttcaaaaacttgtttttgggaatataaataaaaaacaattttcttgtatttttgaaataaaaaacatgtttggttagttgaaattaaaaaa of Quercus lobata isolate SW786 chromosome 8, ValleyOak3.0 Primary Assembly, whole genome shotgun sequence contains these proteins:
- the LOC115957650 gene encoding septum-promoting GTP-binding protein 1-like: MTQHGQQLAQLSLRRRIHRRLLILRRWFRRVLNQILRCPPLKKPIRYRMLARGTVTSSSIGTPEGGFASVENENVTPVYHHHSHDKDSDLVALKISLLGDYQIGKTSFLVKYVGEEQEALQNKGLNMMDKTLLVGGARISYCIWEVEGDKMSRDHIPAACKDSVAMLFMFDLTSRCTLNNIIKWHQEARKWNQTAIPVLIGTKFDEFIQLPIDLQWTIASQARKLAKALNATLFFSSATYNINVNKIFKFITAKLFDLPWTVERNLTVGEPIIDF
- the LOC115954965 gene encoding uncharacterized protein LOC115954965, with the protein product MSETRPVPRRESPWGLPEGDNRQPKAHRCNDRAEDVIQACFEGNPFSTVPGPFKLFWRCMRSKPGEEPTEPYTYLQLDPPKREVKLE